A stretch of the Streptomyces ortus genome encodes the following:
- a CDS encoding DUF6745 domain-containing protein, which translates to MTNQGGWRATAAATGPGDRAAAEEGVRLAYRRAGLAEPERIIWTRSPREAVRTLMAAARPQDPEQDVSDPDVSDPDVSGPDTFGASVRDAVLGAPWARERARLHGELGPHGWSGHWRATGAGLWESTRTLVDRVRAGIVDELAADRATETQVRLLLLDAALGQHDAAWLCAFDSADGSPLDGLAAVARHAGWWWPYEKAAVISERPLTLHRDEAGRLDRGDGPALGYADGFELYAWRGMPVPRDFLDELTRLTPERIRGEENAELRRVMLEFYGYDRYLDESGAVPVHRDETGVLWRVQLVGDEDVVMVEVVNSTPEPDGTSRTYWLRVPPSTRTAREGVAWTFGVGAEAYEPLQQT; encoded by the coding sequence TTGACGAATCAGGGCGGTTGGCGGGCGACGGCGGCGGCGACGGGGCCGGGGGACCGGGCGGCGGCCGAGGAGGGCGTCCGGCTCGCCTACCGGCGGGCGGGCCTGGCCGAACCGGAGCGGATCATATGGACGCGCTCACCGCGCGAGGCGGTACGCACACTCATGGCGGCGGCGCGTCCGCAGGATCCGGAGCAGGACGTCTCCGACCCGGATGTCTCCGACCCGGACGTCTCCGGTCCGGACACCTTCGGTGCCAGTGTCCGCGACGCCGTGCTGGGCGCCCCCTGGGCCCGCGAACGGGCGCGACTGCACGGGGAACTGGGTCCTCACGGGTGGAGCGGCCACTGGCGTGCCACGGGAGCGGGCCTGTGGGAGTCGACCCGCACCCTGGTCGACCGGGTGCGGGCGGGCATCGTCGACGAACTCGCCGCCGACCGGGCCACGGAGACACAGGTCCGCCTCCTCCTTCTGGACGCGGCACTGGGGCAGCACGACGCGGCCTGGCTGTGCGCGTTCGACTCCGCGGACGGAAGCCCTCTGGACGGCCTGGCGGCGGTGGCGCGGCACGCCGGCTGGTGGTGGCCCTACGAGAAGGCGGCGGTCATCAGTGAACGCCCCCTGACACTGCACCGGGACGAAGCCGGACGCCTGGACCGCGGAGACGGCCCGGCCCTGGGGTACGCGGACGGGTTCGAGCTGTACGCGTGGCGTGGAATGCCGGTCCCACGCGACTTCCTCGACGAGCTGACCCGGCTGACACCGGAGCGGATCCGCGGCGAGGAGAACGCCGAACTGCGCCGCGTGATGCTGGAGTTCTACGGCTACGACCGCTACCTGGACGAGTCCGGCGCGGTCCCCGTCCACCGCGACGAGACGGGCGTGCTGTGGCGGGTCCAGCTAGTGGGCGACGAGGACGTGGTGATGGTCGAGGTCGTCAACTCCACCCCGGAACCCGACGGCACGAGCCGTACCTACTGGCTGCGGGTGCCGCCGTCGACCCGTACGGCCCGCGAGGGCGTGGCCTGGACGTTCGGCGTGGGGGCGGAGGCGTACGAACCGTTGCAGCAGACGTAG
- a CDS encoding endonuclease/exonuclease/phosphatase family protein: MLAALAVLTAVLLAFPSVVPNTVGRLGSLLETFLPWLGLAVPLLLVLALLRRSATALVALVLPVAVWGQSFGGRLLPEDRGAHDLTAVQHNVSDVNTDPTGTAIALIEAAPDFVALEEVTPAALPAYEKALASEYPHHAVEGTVGLWSRHPLSDVRRVDIKPAAIEEGWSRGMRSTARTPWGDIAVYVAHLPSVRLGPGGLGSGLRDESAGLLGAALAAEKLERVILLGDLNSTLDDRGLAPVTSRMDRTDSTRQAFAFSWPASFPVSRIDQILARSATVSNVRTLPATGSDHLPVAVDITLGRGSEDAPPSP; encoded by the coding sequence GTGCTCGCCGCGCTCGCCGTCCTGACCGCCGTCCTGCTGGCCTTCCCCTCGGTGGTGCCCAACACGGTGGGCCGCCTGGGCAGCCTGCTGGAGACGTTCCTGCCCTGGCTCGGCCTGGCCGTACCGCTGTTGCTCGTGCTCGCTCTGTTGCGCCGCTCGGCGACCGCGCTGGTGGCCCTGGTGCTGCCCGTGGCCGTGTGGGGGCAGTCGTTCGGCGGACGGCTCCTGCCGGAGGACCGCGGCGCACACGACCTCACGGCGGTCCAGCACAACGTCAGTGACGTGAACACCGATCCCACGGGCACGGCGATCGCCCTGATCGAGGCCGCACCGGATTTCGTGGCCCTGGAGGAAGTGACCCCGGCCGCGTTGCCGGCGTACGAGAAGGCCCTGGCGTCGGAGTACCCCCACCACGCGGTCGAGGGAACGGTCGGGCTGTGGTCGAGGCATCCCCTGTCGGACGTTCGCCGGGTGGACATCAAGCCGGCGGCGATCGAGGAAGGATGGAGCCGCGGAATGCGGTCCACGGCTCGCACGCCATGGGGCGACATCGCGGTGTACGTCGCCCATCTGCCCTCGGTGCGGCTCGGCCCGGGCGGTCTCGGTTCCGGTCTTCGCGACGAGAGCGCCGGCCTGCTGGGGGCGGCCCTCGCCGCCGAGAAGCTGGAGAGGGTGATCCTGCTCGGTGACCTCAACAGCACCCTGGACGACCGGGGTCTGGCTCCGGTGACCTCACGGATGGACCGTACGGACTCGACGAGGCAGGCCTTCGCCTTCAGCTGGCCCGCCTCCTTCCCCGTGTCCCGGATCGACCAGATCCTGGCCCGCTCGGCCACCGTGTCGAACGTGCGGACCCTGCCCGCCACCGGCAGCGACCACCTCCCGGTCGCCGTGGACATCACGCTTGGGCGCGGCTCGGAGGACGCACCGCCGAGTCCCTGA